In bacterium, a single genomic region encodes these proteins:
- a CDS encoding thiolase family protein, giving the protein MAREAVIVDSVRTGLTKAHRGSFNMTEPVDYTAHVLREVVARQPALDAEEVEDVILGCGMPEGCQGMNMGRVAAMAAGFPKTVAATTVNRFCSSGSQAIAMAAHQILHEGAEVAIGAGVETITMMQDGTQNTSRMVNETAKNRFPGLYFPMGVTAEVVAERYSISREDQDIYAAQSQERYAASVEAGKVAEDIVPMTVTRRVQKKGEEPFEEEFKVEQDECNRPGTTVEALAGLKPVFKPAEEGGTVTAGNASQLSDGASATLLMSSDRAKELGLEPLGVYRGTAVAGCGPEEMGIGPVFAFPKLLKRHGLTMDDIDIVELNEAFASQLLYCQRELDIPNEKLNPLGGSISIGHPFGMTGSRMTGQLLRELKRQGKRYGVVTMCIGGGQGLASLFEAV; this is encoded by the coding sequence ATGGCCCGCGAAGCCGTCATCGTCGATAGCGTCCGCACCGGACTCACCAAGGCCCACCGCGGCTCGTTCAACATGACCGAGCCCGTCGACTACACCGCTCACGTGCTGCGTGAGGTCGTCGCGCGCCAACCCGCCCTGGACGCTGAAGAAGTAGAGGACGTGATCCTCGGCTGCGGCATGCCGGAAGGCTGCCAGGGCATGAACATGGGGCGCGTTGCCGCCATGGCCGCCGGCTTCCCCAAGACGGTCGCCGCGACCACCGTGAACCGCTTCTGCTCATCCGGCTCCCAGGCCATCGCCATGGCAGCCCACCAGATCCTCCACGAGGGTGCAGAGGTCGCCATCGGCGCCGGCGTCGAAACCATCACGATGATGCAGGACGGCACCCAGAACACCAGTCGGATGGTGAACGAGACGGCCAAGAATCGATTCCCCGGCCTCTACTTCCCGATGGGTGTTACCGCCGAAGTCGTGGCCGAGCGCTACAGCATCTCCAGAGAAGACCAGGACATCTACGCGGCGCAGAGCCAGGAGCGGTACGCCGCTTCGGTCGAAGCCGGCAAGGTCGCCGAGGACATCGTTCCGATGACCGTGACCCGGCGCGTCCAGAAGAAGGGCGAGGAGCCCTTCGAAGAAGAGTTCAAGGTCGAGCAGGACGAGTGCAACCGGCCGGGTACGACCGTCGAGGCACTGGCCGGTTTGAAGCCGGTGTTCAAGCCGGCGGAAGAAGGTGGCACCGTGACTGCGGGCAACGCTTCCCAGCTCTCCGATGGTGCGTCGGCGACCCTGCTGATGAGTTCCGACCGCGCAAAGGAGCTCGGCCTCGAGCCCCTCGGCGTGTACCGGGGCACCGCCGTTGCGGGCTGCGGCCCCGAGGAGATGGGCATCGGACCCGTCTTCGCGTTTCCGAAGCTGCTGAAGCGCCACGGCCTCACGATGGACGACATCGACATCGTCGAGCTGAACGAAGCCTTCGCTTCCCAGCTGCTCTACTGCCAGCGCGAGCTCGACATCCCGAACGAGAAGCTCAACCCGCTCGGCGGCTCGATCTCGATCGGCCATCCCTTCGGCATGACCGGCTCCCGCATGACAGGCCAGCTGCTGCGAGAGCTGAAGCGGCAGGGCAAGCGCTACGGCGTCGTGACCATGTGCATCGGCGGTGGCCAGGGGCTGGCGTCCCTCTTCGAGGCCGTCTAG
- a CDS encoding SDR family oxidoreductase, giving the protein MIEPSTLKDRTAIVTGASSGIGRAIALTLGSAGAHVFLSGRTREPMDATRKQIEEAGGAATVVVTELRDPAQVRSLVDEAVRETGRLDVMVNNAGLSFPASIVDGEPEEWRAMLETNLLALLVGCQAAVRAMRACNAEGHIVNISSIAAQRQDPGIYGATKHAVNAISATLRTELEEDTIRVVNVMPGAIATNFARNFDPAFLKGIIAMSGVDVEVKQGERLPDEVFEKLAGPMKQTLGEPQDVADAVLFSVTQPINVNIADISVRPAKQLNLP; this is encoded by the coding sequence ATGATCGAACCCAGCACCCTGAAAGACCGAACCGCCATCGTAACGGGCGCATCGAGCGGAATTGGCCGCGCGATCGCACTCACCCTCGGCAGCGCCGGCGCCCATGTCTTCCTCTCGGGCCGAACCCGGGAGCCCATGGACGCGACACGCAAGCAGATCGAGGAGGCCGGTGGTGCTGCAACCGTCGTCGTCACGGAGCTACGAGATCCCGCGCAGGTGCGGTCCCTCGTCGACGAAGCCGTGCGCGAGACAGGCCGGCTCGACGTGATGGTGAACAACGCAGGCCTCTCCTTCCCCGCAAGCATCGTGGACGGCGAACCCGAAGAATGGCGAGCCATGCTCGAGACGAACCTGCTGGCGTTGCTGGTGGGCTGCCAGGCGGCTGTGCGAGCCATGCGGGCGTGCAATGCCGAAGGTCACATCGTGAACATCTCGTCGATCGCAGCCCAACGCCAGGACCCGGGTATCTACGGTGCCACCAAGCATGCCGTCAACGCCATCTCCGCGACGCTTCGCACCGAACTCGAAGAGGACACGATCCGTGTGGTGAACGTGATGCCGGGCGCCATCGCCACGAACTTCGCCCGCAACTTCGATCCCGCGTTCTTGAAGGGCATCATTGCGATGTCGGGTGTGGACGTCGAAGTCAAGCAGGGCGAACGACTTCCGGACGAGGTCTTCGAGAAGCTGGCCGGGCCCATGAAGCAGACTCTCGGGGAGCCCCAGGACGTGGCCGATGCCGTGCTCTTCTCCGTCACGCAACCGATCAACGTGAACATCGCGGATATCAGCGTACGCCCTGCCAAGCAGCTCAATCTCCCGTGA
- a CDS encoding MBL fold metallo-hydrolase, giving the protein MRPAPTLFVVTLALLFAGCGQSDTLLPSDPDADAFGHTPPTQATVAIRDQRVKDLPLTSSSDREDAIRGLVAREDVLEIPGSGDRLVWNRPAYDFIEGPAPDSVNPSLWRQAELNNLHGLFEVTPGVHQVRGYDLANMSLIEGERGFIVVDPLGSAETGAAALAFARKHLGNKPVTAVILTHSHVDHFGGTSGIVSREEIASGSMRIIAPAGFLHEATSENLLAGPAMSRRAAFMYGFRLARSPRGHLDSGLGKEPGRGNTTIMPPTHVIDRTPQAMTLDGVRFVFQYAPESEAPAELMFYLPEKKAFCGAEVVSRTMHNLYTLRGAKVRDALRWSGYIDEALELFGREAEVAFASHHWPTWGNERIQTYLKRQRDTYKYIHDQTLRLANAGYTSQEIADALELPPSLRPHLGNRGYYGTVRHNAKAVYQAYFGWYDANPAHLDPLAPADAAARYVEAMGGAAPVLEKAQAAFDRGDYRWTAMLLDHLVFAEPANTEARALLARTYDQLGYQAESAPWRDVYLSGAYELRHGPPPADAPSPLEGAAELVKHIPVARFFDAMAARLNGPDASDENVTINLVFTDLNESHVLSIENAVLHHWQREPAADAAATIRLTHGFFLRLLLGQTGLREMVFSDELEVEGSRLELMGFFSLFDPMAPNFPIVTP; this is encoded by the coding sequence ATGCGACCCGCCCCCACCCTGTTCGTCGTCACGCTGGCTCTCTTGTTCGCCGGATGCGGCCAGAGCGACACCCTCCTGCCTTCCGATCCCGATGCCGACGCTTTCGGCCACACGCCGCCCACGCAGGCCACCGTGGCCATACGCGACCAGCGAGTGAAGGATTTGCCGCTGACGAGCTCCTCCGACCGCGAAGACGCGATCCGCGGCCTGGTCGCCCGGGAGGACGTACTCGAGATCCCCGGCAGCGGCGATCGCCTCGTCTGGAATCGCCCGGCCTACGATTTCATCGAGGGCCCGGCGCCGGATTCCGTGAACCCGAGCTTGTGGCGCCAGGCCGAGCTGAACAATCTGCATGGGCTCTTCGAAGTCACACCTGGCGTCCACCAGGTGCGCGGCTACGACCTCGCGAACATGAGTCTGATCGAGGGCGAACGCGGCTTCATCGTGGTCGATCCCCTCGGCTCTGCCGAAACAGGCGCTGCGGCCCTGGCCTTCGCCCGCAAACACCTGGGCAACAAGCCCGTCACTGCGGTGATCCTCACGCATAGCCACGTCGATCATTTTGGCGGAACGTCTGGCATCGTTTCACGTGAGGAGATCGCGTCCGGAAGCATGCGCATCATCGCACCTGCCGGCTTCCTGCATGAAGCGACCAGTGAGAACCTCCTGGCAGGCCCGGCGATGAGTCGACGCGCCGCCTTCATGTACGGCTTTCGTCTGGCCCGCAGCCCGCGAGGCCATCTCGATTCAGGCCTCGGCAAGGAACCCGGCCGGGGGAATACGACGATCATGCCACCGACGCATGTCATCGACCGCACGCCTCAGGCAATGACCCTCGATGGCGTGCGTTTCGTCTTTCAATACGCACCCGAATCCGAGGCTCCGGCCGAGCTGATGTTCTACCTCCCGGAGAAGAAGGCGTTCTGCGGCGCCGAGGTCGTCTCGCGTACGATGCACAACCTCTACACCCTTCGTGGCGCAAAGGTGCGCGACGCCCTGCGCTGGAGCGGCTACATCGACGAAGCCCTCGAACTCTTCGGTCGTGAAGCGGAAGTCGCCTTCGCCAGTCACCATTGGCCGACCTGGGGCAATGAACGCATCCAGACGTACTTGAAGCGCCAGCGCGATACCTACAAATACATTCATGACCAGACACTGCGCCTGGCCAACGCCGGCTACACCTCCCAGGAAATTGCGGATGCACTCGAGCTTCCGCCCTCGCTTCGCCCCCACTTAGGCAACCGGGGCTACTACGGCACGGTGCGGCACAATGCCAAGGCGGTCTATCAGGCCTACTTCGGCTGGTACGACGCCAATCCAGCCCACCTCGATCCGTTGGCACCTGCCGACGCCGCAGCTCGTTATGTCGAGGCGATGGGCGGCGCCGCTCCGGTGCTCGAAAAGGCCCAGGCAGCCTTCGACCGCGGCGATTACCGATGGACTGCGATGCTCCTCGACCATCTCGTCTTCGCGGAGCCGGCGAATACGGAAGCCCGAGCGCTTCTCGCGCGGACCTACGACCAGCTCGGCTACCAGGCAGAATCGGCGCCCTGGCGCGACGTCTACCTGTCGGGTGCCTATGAGCTCCGACATGGCCCGCCTCCGGCCGACGCACCCAGCCCCTTGGAGGGGGCCGCGGAACTCGTCAAACACATTCCGGTGGCGCGGTTCTTCGATGCGATGGCGGCTCGCTTGAATGGACCGGATGCCTCCGACGAGAACGTGACGATCAACCTCGTCTTCACGGACCTGAACGAGAGCCACGTTCTCTCCATCGAGAACGCCGTCCTCCACCATTGGCAACGCGAGCCGGCAGCGGATGCCGCGGCGACCATCCGCCTTACCCATGGCTTCTTCCTGAGATTGCTCCTGGGCCAGACCGGCCTCCGGGAGATGGTCTTTTCCGACGAGCTCGAGGTGGAAGGCAGCCGCCTCGAGTTGATGGGCTTCTTCTCGCTCTTCGACCCGATGGCGCCAAACTTCCCGATCGTCACGCCATAG
- a CDS encoding TetR/AcrR family transcriptional regulator: MKRQPAQAHDPQDTRAAIVRAALELMSEHSYAGTAVPEVATRAGVAAGTIYRHFTGKEALVNAVYRECKLSMHRCLVDAIAGAPSPREGFRQLWRGLWEFSRKQSEAFRFLEMHRHLPYLEPASREVSNSVMEGVAAFVRSAQAEGAIREGPPEVLIALAFGAFVGLAKEADAGLVRLDEHTIALSEEAVWGLVRS, translated from the coding sequence ATGAAACGGCAGCCTGCCCAGGCTCACGACCCCCAGGACACCCGTGCAGCGATCGTCCGTGCAGCGCTCGAGCTGATGAGCGAGCACTCCTACGCCGGCACCGCTGTTCCGGAAGTCGCCACACGTGCGGGCGTGGCTGCCGGCACGATCTACCGCCATTTCACCGGGAAGGAAGCCCTGGTGAACGCCGTCTACCGGGAGTGCAAGCTTTCGATGCATCGCTGCCTGGTCGACGCGATCGCCGGAGCGCCCTCCCCCCGAGAGGGATTCCGGCAGCTGTGGCGCGGCCTCTGGGAGTTCTCACGCAAGCAGTCCGAGGCGTTCCGCTTCCTCGAGATGCATCGCCACCTGCCCTACCTGGAGCCCGCCAGCCGCGAGGTCTCGAACTCGGTGATGGAGGGCGTGGCCGCGTTCGTCCGCTCGGCCCAGGCGGAAGGTGCGATCCGTGAGGGCCCTCCGGAAGTCCTGATCGCCCTGGCCTTCGGCGCTTTCGTGGGCCTGGCGAAGGAGGCCGACGCGGGCCTCGTGCGTCTCGACGAGCACACGATTGCCCTGTCGGAAGAAGCGGTCTGGGGTCTGGTGCGCTCGTAG
- a CDS encoding wax ester/triacylglycerol synthase family O-acyltransferase produces the protein MDHYHYERLSAQDNDFLDWETPSLTMHGSGIMIFDASPLLTPDEGIDFATIKQGFAAVLHHVPRYRQKLAWMSGEDRPYWVDDAQFNLDYHMRHIALPRPGSDAQLKRLAADIMQRPLDRGRPLWETWVVEGISGNRFAIVMKAHHCMIDGASGMGLMERLYSMTADYEITDAPRFVPRPRPSGMELWRDGWRRRLDLPGRAVQGLRDFVSGTEDLGEEVASRLRAVGDLAKMKLVAASHTPINGPVGPHRVHDWVELSLEEFKAVRRSLGCSINDVVLTIVTGAVRELMTRRQIRPEGLDFRVSAPVNVRSKGDQEKMGNHVSSWIVRLPLDEKDPLEQLRRIHELTQRLKDSRQSVGVQMVTALHEWIPFDIQGASTGTQNMLVTNVPGPPFPLYLLGAEMRSLYTLAPLIENIGLAVSVVSYNGKFGFGFNADYDRLPDLGQFTRSIARSFEHLAIAAGTKRPEAELRTATR, from the coding sequence ATGGACCACTACCACTACGAGCGCCTTTCGGCCCAGGACAACGATTTCCTCGATTGGGAAACGCCTTCCCTCACGATGCACGGCTCCGGGATCATGATCTTCGACGCGTCCCCGCTGCTCACTCCGGATGAGGGCATCGATTTCGCGACGATCAAGCAGGGCTTTGCGGCAGTCCTGCACCACGTACCGCGCTATCGCCAGAAACTCGCCTGGATGTCCGGAGAGGACCGGCCCTATTGGGTCGATGATGCCCAGTTCAACCTCGACTACCACATGCGGCACATCGCGCTGCCCCGCCCGGGTAGCGACGCGCAGCTCAAGCGCCTGGCGGCCGACATCATGCAGCGCCCGCTCGATCGTGGTCGCCCGCTCTGGGAGACCTGGGTGGTCGAAGGCATCTCGGGCAATCGCTTCGCGATCGTGATGAAGGCTCACCACTGCATGATCGACGGTGCCTCGGGCATGGGCTTGATGGAACGCCTCTACTCGATGACGGCAGACTACGAAATCACCGATGCGCCCCGTTTCGTACCGCGACCCAGGCCTTCGGGGATGGAATTGTGGCGAGATGGATGGCGCCGCCGGCTCGACCTTCCGGGCCGCGCCGTACAGGGCTTGCGCGATTTCGTGTCCGGGACCGAGGACCTGGGCGAGGAGGTCGCCTCGCGGCTGCGAGCGGTCGGCGACCTGGCGAAGATGAAGCTCGTCGCTGCCTCGCACACACCGATCAACGGGCCGGTCGGCCCCCATCGCGTCCACGACTGGGTCGAACTCTCCCTCGAGGAATTCAAGGCTGTTCGCCGTTCACTGGGCTGCTCGATCAATGATGTCGTACTGACGATCGTCACCGGAGCCGTGCGAGAACTGATGACCCGCAGGCAGATCCGCCCGGAAGGTCTGGATTTCCGGGTCAGCGCGCCGGTGAACGTGCGTTCCAAGGGCGATCAGGAGAAGATGGGCAACCATGTCTCGTCCTGGATCGTGCGGCTCCCCCTCGACGAGAAGGATCCTCTCGAACAACTGCGTCGCATCCACGAACTCACGCAGAGGCTGAAGGATTCCCGTCAATCCGTGGGCGTCCAGATGGTGACGGCCCTCCACGAGTGGATCCCGTTCGATATCCAGGGCGCATCCACCGGCACCCAGAACATGCTCGTGACGAACGTGCCCGGGCCACCCTTCCCGCTCTATCTGCTGGGCGCCGAGATGCGCTCGCTCTATACCCTGGCACCGTTGATCGAGAACATCGGGCTCGCGGTAAGCGTCGTCAGCTACAACGGAAAATTCGGCTTCGGCTTCAACGCGGACTACGATCGGCTGCCCGATCTCGGACAGTTCACTCGCTCGATCGCGCGCTCATTCGAGCACCTAGCCATTGCCGCGGGAACGAAACGGCCCGAAGCCGAGCTGCGCACGGCAACGCGCTGA
- a CDS encoding DUF1298 domain-containing protein, which translates to MSHSEFLTASERLNLDLEDAHVQMHVGGAFLFERGPLGQGAGVAFDRIRDFVESRLYRVPRCRQRLARAPLGGGLAWVDDATFNLHYHVRHTHLPHPGDERQLKRLCGHIASQRLDKERPLWELHVVEGLEDDRFALIVKAHQCITHGVWEIGLIQALLSDNADPDPPEPGPVWLPRPAPSGRDLLRNSVAQRMEAPLQLGRFLLKAGQNPERSWDELRNGLEGFRDTGLASETPFNRRIGPHRRLDWMISDADSARRVAERCSIGLDAVALSSLAGAVGRFFEQRGIPRADQRDLNMSAALPEQAGGLLDEELAGDALAWMVAKLPITEPDPLVRLEQVAQELEASTHVGYELFSDATDLLWPGLSGAVTRILLASRVSNLTLALLSGPETDRFLLGARLTDAFPILPLVPDQALRVALYVRGSKMHWGFNSDWELLPDLHDLVRFTDECFRELCAAANAQAA; encoded by the coding sequence ATGAGTCACAGCGAATTCCTCACCGCGTCCGAGCGTCTGAACCTCGATCTCGAGGATGCCCACGTTCAAATGCACGTGGGCGGGGCGTTCCTGTTCGAGCGAGGCCCCCTCGGTCAGGGCGCCGGGGTCGCGTTCGACCGCATCCGCGACTTCGTGGAATCCCGCCTCTACCGGGTGCCGCGCTGCCGCCAGCGCCTGGCGCGGGCACCCCTCGGCGGAGGGTTGGCCTGGGTCGATGACGCCACCTTCAACCTCCACTACCACGTGCGCCACACGCATCTCCCCCACCCGGGGGACGAGCGGCAACTGAAGCGGCTATGCGGTCACATCGCCTCGCAACGTCTCGACAAGGAAAGACCGCTCTGGGAACTGCACGTCGTCGAGGGACTCGAAGACGACCGCTTCGCGCTCATCGTCAAAGCACATCAATGCATCACCCATGGCGTGTGGGAGATCGGGTTGATCCAGGCTTTGCTCTCGGACAACGCCGATCCGGATCCGCCCGAGCCCGGGCCCGTCTGGCTTCCGCGTCCTGCACCCTCCGGACGGGATCTGCTGCGGAATTCCGTCGCACAACGAATGGAAGCTCCGCTCCAACTCGGGCGATTCCTGTTGAAGGCGGGCCAGAACCCGGAACGCAGCTGGGACGAACTGCGCAACGGCCTGGAAGGTTTCCGCGATACGGGTCTGGCATCCGAGACGCCGTTCAATCGTCGCATCGGTCCCCACCGGCGTCTCGATTGGATGATCTCCGATGCAGACAGTGCTCGAAGGGTGGCGGAACGTTGCAGCATCGGTCTCGATGCCGTGGCGCTCTCCTCGCTGGCCGGCGCAGTGGGGCGCTTCTTCGAGCAGCGGGGTATTCCCCGGGCCGACCAGCGGGATCTCAATATGAGTGCGGCTCTTCCGGAGCAGGCAGGTGGCCTGCTCGACGAGGAACTCGCCGGCGACGCCCTCGCTTGGATGGTCGCAAAGCTGCCGATCACCGAGCCGGACCCGTTGGTGCGTCTCGAGCAGGTAGCGCAAGAGCTCGAGGCCTCGACCCACGTCGGTTACGAATTGTTCTCCGATGCAACCGATTTGCTCTGGCCCGGTCTCTCCGGTGCGGTCACGCGGATCCTGCTGGCAAGCCGGGTTTCGAACCTGACGCTCGCCCTTCTCTCCGGCCCGGAAACGGATCGCTTCCTGCTCGGCGCACGCTTGACCGACGCCTTCCCCATCTTGCCGCTGGTTCCGGATCAAGCCTTGCGCGTCGCCCTCTACGTCCGGGGGTCGAAGATGCACTGGGGCTTCAATTCGGATTGGGAGCTGCTCCCGGATCTGCACGACCTGGTGCGCTTCACGGATGAGTGCTTCCGGGAGCTCTGCGCGGCCGCAAACGCCCAGGCGGCCTGA
- a CDS encoding glutathione S-transferase family protein translates to MGGSLSLRLMGAPGSPYTRKMRALLRYRRIPYQLLLPGSPETKGLPQPKVPLLPTFFLPDDDGNEVAVTDSTPLIRRFEGEFEGRSVIPEDPVLRFLDALVEDYADEWLTKAMFHYRWYYAADIEKAGAVLPLWRSASMTDEELAPVSKMIRERQIERLWVVGSNDTTAPVIEQSYRRFLRAFDAHLQHFPFLLGGRPGSADFGIYGQLTQLALFDPTPVAVTIEESPRVYAWVEKMEDLSGLEPGPWISGDAIPETLGALLSEVGRVYPPFLLANARALEQGAERVETQIDGKPWTQKPFPYQAKCLRWLREAHAGLSEAERTTVDTVLAGTGCEALFQ, encoded by the coding sequence ATGGGAGGTTCCTTGTCGCTACGGCTGATGGGTGCACCGGGCTCGCCCTATACGCGAAAGATGCGGGCGCTGCTCCGCTATCGGCGTATTCCCTATCAGCTGCTCCTGCCTGGCTCGCCGGAAACCAAGGGCCTTCCCCAGCCGAAAGTACCGCTCCTGCCCACCTTCTTCCTGCCGGATGACGACGGGAACGAGGTAGCGGTCACCGATTCGACGCCGTTGATCCGGCGCTTCGAGGGAGAATTCGAGGGGCGCAGCGTCATTCCGGAGGATCCGGTGCTGCGCTTCCTCGATGCGCTCGTCGAGGACTACGCCGACGAGTGGCTCACGAAGGCGATGTTCCACTACCGCTGGTACTACGCGGCCGACATCGAGAAGGCCGGGGCCGTCCTGCCGCTCTGGCGAAGCGCGAGCATGACCGACGAGGAGCTGGCGCCCGTCTCCAAGATGATTCGCGAACGCCAGATCGAGCGGCTGTGGGTCGTGGGTTCGAACGACACCACCGCGCCGGTGATCGAGCAGAGCTACCGGCGCTTTCTCCGGGCCTTCGACGCACACCTGCAACACTTCCCGTTCTTGCTGGGGGGTCGCCCGGGCTCTGCTGATTTTGGAATCTACGGCCAGCTCACCCAGCTCGCGCTCTTCGATCCCACACCGGTCGCGGTCACCATCGAGGAATCGCCGCGCGTCTATGCGTGGGTCGAGAAGATGGAAGACCTGAGCGGGTTGGAGCCCGGCCCGTGGATCTCCGGGGATGCCATTCCCGAGACTCTCGGAGCACTTCTGTCCGAGGTCGGCAGGGTCTATCCGCCATTCCTGCTGGCCAATGCGCGAGCGCTCGAGCAGGGAGCGGAGCGGGTCGAGACACAGATCGATGGCAAGCCCTGGACCCAGAAGCCCTTCCCTTACCAGGCGAAGTGCTTGCGTTGGTTGCGCGAGGCGCATGCCGGGCTTTCCGAGGCCGAACGCACGACGGTCGATACCGTGCTGGCCGGAACGGGTTGCGAGGCGCTCTTCCAGTAA
- a CDS encoding 6-phosphofructo-2-kinase/fructose-2,6-bisphosphatase produces MDRPRRGRKHLIAMVGLPARGKTFTARKLVGYLSWLGYPTQAFNVGEHRRVTVGPGQSHEYFDPANKDAARERAGLAEDALDEACGWLRQSGRIAVYDATNSTRERRRSIRERAEAEDFELLFVEIVNDDPAIIEANLRETKLRSPDYEGVPEAQALADFGKRIAHYESQYETLGEDEGAWVRLRNRGAQVVINRVYGYVVGKVVFFLSNLQVTNRPVWLTRHGQSVYNVQGRIGGDASLSSAGAEYAQSLAAHVRDSFPSAANLDVWTSTLRRTVLTAEPLGLQTGSWKALDEIHAGSCEGMTYAEIERSMSGEFHARKRDKLEYRYPRGESYLDVIHRIDRVLIELERYRTPVLVVAHRAVLRAMVAYFQQLPIVETPHLDMPLHTIIKLTPTAYGCLEERVPLAPQVES; encoded by the coding sequence ATGGATCGTCCGCGTCGGGGACGAAAACACCTGATTGCCATGGTGGGGCTTCCTGCCCGCGGAAAGACCTTCACAGCCCGCAAGCTGGTCGGCTACCTCTCCTGGCTCGGCTACCCCACCCAGGCGTTCAACGTAGGGGAGCATCGCCGCGTCACGGTCGGGCCGGGCCAATCCCACGAATACTTCGACCCGGCGAACAAGGATGCCGCCCGGGAGCGGGCAGGTCTCGCCGAGGATGCGCTCGATGAGGCGTGCGGTTGGCTGCGGCAATCAGGCCGGATCGCCGTCTACGATGCCACCAACTCGACCCGGGAGCGGCGTCGCTCGATCCGGGAGCGCGCCGAAGCGGAGGATTTCGAGCTCCTGTTCGTCGAGATCGTGAACGACGATCCGGCGATCATCGAAGCCAATTTGAGGGAGACGAAGCTCCGATCCCCGGATTATGAAGGTGTCCCCGAGGCCCAGGCCCTGGCCGATTTCGGCAAGCGCATCGCCCACTACGAAAGTCAGTACGAGACGCTCGGGGAGGATGAGGGTGCATGGGTCCGGCTCCGGAATCGGGGCGCCCAGGTCGTGATCAATCGCGTGTATGGATACGTCGTCGGGAAGGTCGTCTTCTTCCTGTCCAATCTCCAGGTTACGAACCGGCCGGTCTGGCTCACCCGCCACGGCCAGAGCGTGTACAACGTGCAGGGCCGAATCGGCGGGGACGCATCGCTCTCCTCGGCTGGCGCGGAGTATGCCCAAAGCCTCGCCGCCCATGTTCGCGATTCCTTTCCCTCGGCGGCGAACCTCGACGTCTGGACGAGCACGTTGCGTCGAACCGTCCTGACGGCAGAGCCGCTCGGCTTGCAGACGGGCTCCTGGAAGGCGCTGGACGAGATCCATGCGGGAAGCTGCGAGGGCATGACGTACGCCGAGATCGAACGCTCCATGTCCGGCGAGTTCCACGCACGCAAGCGCGACAAACTCGAGTACCGCTATCCGCGCGGAGAATCTTATCTGGACGTCATCCACCGCATCGATCGGGTCTTGATCGAGCTGGAGCGCTACCGCACTCCCGTTCTGGTCGTGGCCCATCGCGCCGTCCTGCGCGCGATGGTGGCCTACTTCCAGCAGTTGCCGATCGTCGAGACTCCGCATCTCGACATGCCCCTGCATACGATCATCAAGCTCACCCCGACGGCCTACGGCTGCCTGGAAGAACGCGTGCCGTTGGCGCCGCAAGTGGAGAGTTGA
- a CDS encoding serine acetyltransferase, producing MWYPRFSADRPAWQRLLYVLFRTETFGAALRYRLQILLCSLGLRPLGTLLASWNQALSNVSIGHDVRIGGGVHFVHGFIVINGRTTIGKNATIAPYATLGLSNSSRVVFGSPGPTLGDDVFIGSGARLLGPLQIGDRVQIGANAVVLDDVPSDHSAVGVPARSLPRRPHA from the coding sequence TTGTGGTACCCGCGTTTCTCGGCGGATCGACCCGCATGGCAACGCCTCTTGTACGTCTTGTTCCGCACGGAGACGTTCGGTGCCGCGCTTCGCTACCGCCTCCAGATCCTGCTCTGCTCTCTCGGGCTACGCCCACTCGGAACGCTGCTGGCCAGTTGGAACCAGGCCCTCTCGAATGTATCGATCGGCCACGATGTCCGGATCGGTGGCGGGGTTCACTTCGTGCATGGTTTCATCGTGATCAATGGACGGACGACGATCGGAAAGAACGCGACGATTGCGCCCTACGCGACGTTGGGGCTTTCCAACTCGTCACGCGTCGTCTTCGGCTCTCCTGGGCCGACACTCGGAGACGATGTCTTCATCGGTAGCGGTGCGAGGCTTCTGGGGCCGCTCCAGATCGGTGATCGCGTGCAGATCGGTGCGAACGCGGTGGTGCTCGACGACGTTCCCTCGGATCACAGCGCGGTCGGAGTTCCGGCCCGGAGTCTTCCGCGCCGCCCCCACGCTTGA